GGGCTGTGGCGATCTCCTCCTCCAGAAGGCGGAGATGGCGCTCAATAGACGACGCCTCCGAGCCGCCGGTCAGCACCTCTTCAAGCAGGGACTTGCCCTGATGGGTCTCCAGCTCCTGGGTCAGGTAGCCGATGACGGCCTTGTTGTTGATCGCGATCACGCCGCTGTCGGGAGAGATATTGCCCGCGATCATCTCCAGGAGCGTTGTTTTCCCCGCCCCGTTAGGTCCCACCAGCGCGACCCGGTCCTCGAGTCCGATCCGAAGGGAGACCTCCTTGAACAGCACGCGGCTGCCGAAGCGCTTTGAAACCTGTTGAATCGAGATCATAGAGCCAGTATAGGGGGACTCACGCAGCGCTGTCAAACAAGGAAAAAGACTTATTGCCCTGTCAGTGTCGATGTGGGGGTGGTCCGTAGGAATTGCACACGAATTATGAATATGTTAGAATATTGTAGAAATGGAGGAATTACCGTGCCTATTACCCATCTCTCTGAAAAGGGGCAGGTTCTCATTCCCAAGGCGCTTCGCCGCAAGTTCGGCTTGAAGCCGGGCGCGAAGATCCAGTTGGCCGAGGAAGCGGGGCGGCTGATCCTCTCGCCGGTTCCACCTGATCCAATCGCCGCCGCGACGGGCTTTCTCGAAGGGACATTCTCGCTGACGGCCGATCTTCGCCGCGACCATCAGGAAGAAATTCGCCGTGAGCGAAAAGTTCGTACTCGATAGTTTCGCGCTCGTCGCGCTGTTTCACAAAGAATCGGGCTGGCAGCGCGTGCAAGCGGCCCTCTACGAACAGGAGAAGGCCAACTCGCGGGCGTTCCTCAATTGGATCAACTGGGGAGAATTCTTCTACATCGTCAAGCGCCGGGTCGGAGCGGCCAAGGCGGAGGAGGCCCTGGGCCGGCTGGAGCAGTTGCCGCTGGAACTGGTACCCCTGGACCTCCCCCTGGTACGGGCAGCGGCCGAGATTAAAAGCGAGCACACCGTCTCCTATGCCGATGCCTTCTGTGTGGCGACGGCCCACCGGGTCAACGCGACCATCCTCACCAGCGATCAGGAGTTCCGGGCCGTCGAGCATCTCGTCAAGATCCGCTGGCTTACCGGATAACCGCACCATCACGCCTTACTCGTCGCTTCTTACCGCCTCATCTCCCACTGTCACACGCTGCCCCAGGCTGGCATGACGGGTCAATCGTCGCGAAGGGACAACGTACGCCCTGGTGTCCTGTTTCTGAAATTCGTTCCATATGTTCTGACGTCACTCCGGCCAGGCCCGCATAGCGGGCGCGAGCCGGAATCCGGGAAATAACGGGAGGTTCTAGTGTCCCGTTTCCTTTTCGTAGCGTCTGTCGGCTTGTTTCAATCCACGCGCCCGCGCGGGGCGCGATGCGTAGGGGCGCAATTCATTGCGCCCAGCGGGCTTGGGTGCAGTGAAACCCTTTGACGCCGGACAGGGATGGTACTACACTGTGAGTACGTTAAGATATCATGAGAGGAGGGATCGCCATGGTGAAGCACCTGACCAAGCATGGCAATAGCTTGGCTCTTGTGATCGATCGTGGGGTATTAGACCTTCTTGAGATCAATGCCGACACCCCCCTATCGATGACAACCGACGGGAAGTGCCTGATCGTCACCCCGGTGCGGGACCCGGAGAGACAGGAACGGTTTCGTGCTGCACTTGAGGAAGGACACCGGAAATACGGAAAGATGCTCAAACGACTGGCAGATTAGTGAATGGCGCCCGCCTTCCTCGGTCTTGATGAGGTTATCGAGATCCATTGGGACATGATCGAACGGTATGGCGGCAGCCCTGGCATCCGCGATATGGGCCTGTTGCAGTCGGCTGTTGCCATGCCCCGGGCCGGCTTCGGGAGCGAGTTTCTGCACGCTGATCTCTTCGAGATGGCCGCCGCCTACCTATTCCATATTGTACAAAACCACCCATTTATCGATGGCAACAAGCGCGTCGGATCGATGGCCGCTTTCACATTCCTCAAGCTTAACGGGCTGACGCTTGCCGCTCCTCAAACCGACTTCGAGTTGGTCGTTCTGGAGGTTGCGCGGGGACGACTCAACAAAGCCGCGATCGCCGAGTTTCTCAAAACGCACTCCTGCCGTTAGCATTGCGCCGGCACGACGCCAAGACGGACGTGGTCGGTCAGTTCATTCACAATTTCAATCCACGCCCCCGCGCGCAGGGCGACGGGTCGGTTCCAAACCGGACGGTGTCCTTGGACCCCATAGCGATCAGCAATCAGCCGTCGACTTCGGAGACACCCCCGCTCAGGTCCCCCCCTTGTATAAAGGGGGGTGCGGGGGGTTTCATGATGCCCGGGTGGCCCTGCGGCTCTGATTATTCTTGAGATGACACCATGCCGGCGATCGTGTGCCACGGGGAGGCCTGCGTGGGTTATTCCACGCCCCCGCGCGCAGGGCGACGACATCATCGAGCAACGCCGCCTGCATCCCGAAGTTTCAAGGACGTTTCAATCCTCGCTCGACAACGCCTCCCCCATTCGGGCAAGGGGGATGGGGAAATTTGCTACCGAAAGATGCTCATGGGAGTGACCTCGGCCATACAGTCAGGCCGGTCGCCTGTGCGGCGTTCCAGAGTTGCCGGTCGTAGGTCGCCACCGTAACCGACTCGCCCAGCATATCCCGCCAGAACAGAGCCGACGCCAAGTGAGCCGCATCGTAGCCGCGCAGGCCGTAGTCCCACGCAAGAGATGCGGCACGGGACACGAGGATTTCCGTCATCTGGAGGCGGACAAGGCTTTCCCACTCAGCGCTGAAGAGCTGCAGCGCTGAGGCCCCTTCCTCGCGCGTCAAGAGCGCCACGCGAACGGCCTTAGCCAGCGCTGCGGCCACTTCCGCTCGGCTGATGATGGCCGTACCGACCGCCGCGGCCTGATCAATGAGTTCTCCAACCTCGACAGAACCCGCCTCTGCCACGTACCGCTTGACAAGCGCGCTAGCGTCGAGATAGGCGATCACTCGCGGTCCTCAATCAGCAGATCGGCCACGGTGCGCTTTCCTCGGACTCGGACCGCGGGCGCCATAGGTGTCAGTTTGTGCTTGTTCCAAAGCACGAGGCCCGACTGGGCCATAGCCTCGATGCGGTCTTCAATCGGCAGGATTGTAGGTACGATCCGGCCTATC
This genomic interval from Candidatus Methylomirabilis tolerans contains the following:
- a CDS encoding type II toxin-antitoxin system VapC family toxin; amino-acid sequence: MSEKFVLDSFALVALFHKESGWQRVQAALYEQEKANSRAFLNWINWGEFFYIVKRRVGAAKAEEALGRLEQLPLELVPLDLPLVRAAAEIKSEHTVSYADAFCVATAHRVNATILTSDQEFRAVEHLVKIRWLTG
- a CDS encoding AbrB/MazE/SpoVT family DNA-binding domain-containing protein yields the protein MVKHLTKHGNSLALVIDRGVLDLLEINADTPLSMTTDGKCLIVTPVRDPERQERFRAALEEGHRKYGKMLKRLAD
- a CDS encoding type II toxin-antitoxin system prevent-host-death family antitoxin, with amino-acid sequence MTKPTRVSIREFKSRLSHYLRLVKAGESVEIAERGTPIGRIVPTILPIEDRIEAMAQSGLVLWNKHKLTPMAPAVRVRGKRTVADLLIEDRE
- a CDS encoding type II toxin-antitoxin system death-on-curing family toxin, which translates into the protein MAPAFLGLDEVIEIHWDMIERYGGSPGIRDMGLLQSAVAMPRAGFGSEFLHADLFEMAAAYLFHIVQNHPFIDGNKRVGSMAAFTFLKLNGLTLAAPQTDFELVVLEVARGRLNKAAIAEFLKTHSCR
- a CDS encoding AbrB/MazE/SpoVT family DNA-binding domain-containing protein — encoded protein: MPITHLSEKGQVLIPKALRRKFGLKPGAKIQLAEEAGRLILSPVPPDPIAAATGFLEGTFSLTADLRRDHQEEIRRERKVRTR
- a CDS encoding type II toxin-antitoxin system VapC family toxin — protein: MIAYLDASALVKRYVAEAGSVEVGELIDQAAAVGTAIISRAEVAAALAKAVRVALLTREEGASALQLFSAEWESLVRLQMTEILVSRAASLAWDYGLRGYDAAHLASALFWRDMLGESVTVATYDRQLWNAAQATGLTVWPRSLP